Proteins from one Sarcophilus harrisii chromosome 2, mSarHar1.11, whole genome shotgun sequence genomic window:
- the PSTPIP1 gene encoding proline-serine-threonine phosphatase-interacting protein 1 — protein sequence MTQLQFKDAFWCKEFTAHTGYETLLQRLLDGRKMCKDVEDLLKQRAQAEERYGKELVQIARKAGGQSEINTLKASFEILKQQIENVGNSHIQLAVMLKDELKSIEEFRERQKEQRKKYEMAMDRVQKSKLSLYKKTMESKKTYEQKCRDADDAEQALERISAQGNPKQVEKSQNKAKQCKDAASEAERTYKQNVNQLEKARCDWEQEHQQTCEAFQLQEFDRLTILRNSLWVHCNQLSVQCVKDDEYYEEVRISLEGCSIEADIDFFIQNKMTGTERPEPILYENYNDRNPNGGSHSPSLYPACGMIKRARRRAGASSGLSLPIQPPRDESWEIHGRTRSPSQGGGEGRTSPRPGLGRASCAGMRAGMRAGMRAGMRAGMRAGMRAGMRAGMRAGMRAGMRAGMRAGMRAGMRAGMRAGMRAGMRAGMRAGMRAGMRAGMRAGMRAGMRAGMRAGMRAGMRAGMRAGMRAGMRAGRAPPLPTSLRLLLYLCAHSRLQEKLRAPRKAGGGAHEEHGRESGGTGRGLGGASGSPHRPPSRSLAVRVRAPCAFGEPRCRGCWGQETSASESANPARPSFLVCKTSGTSARPTLLHLCQEKPKEPGLSKALNVSPDTLLYDGMTSYSEKGRPWPGRWRDQGPPLRAGLISGPLQTSDIVYADILQTRSAPEASAHDYRGPFHGPGGPASFQNADELDLTAGDILTVILQGEDGWWTVERSGQKGFVPGSYLEPL from the exons CACGCTGAAGGCCTCCTTTGAAATCCTGAAACAAC AAATTGAGAATGTGGGAAACTCTCACATCCAGCTGGCGGTCATGCTGAAGGATGAGCTCAAGAGCATCGAAGAGTTCCGAGAAAGGCAAAAAGAGCAGAGGAAAAAG TACGAGATGGCCATGGACCGCGTTCAGAAGAGCAAGCTGTCCCTCTACAAGAAGACAATGGAG TCCAAGAAGACCTATGAACAGAAGTGCAGGGATGCGGACGACGCGGAGCAGGCCTTGGAGCGCATCAGCGCTCAGGGAAACCCCAAACAGGTGGAAAAG AGTCAGAACAAAGCGAAGCAATGTAAGGATGCAGCCAGTGAAGCAG AGCGGACATACAAACAAAATGTGAACCAGCTGGAGAAGGCCAGGTGTGACTGGGAGCAGGAGCACCAGCAGACCTGTGAG gcCTTTCAACTCCAGGAGTTTGACCGGCTCACCATCCTCCGGAACTCGCTCTGGGTCCACTGTAATCAGCTTTCTGTGCAGTGTGTCAAAGATGATGAG TACTATGAAGAGGTCCGGATAAGCCTAGAGGGCTGCAGTATAGAGGCAGACATCGACTTCTTCATCCAGAATAAAATGACGGGAACAGAACGGCCAG AGCCCATTCTCTACGAGAACTACAACGATCGGAACCCCAATGGAGGCTCGCACAGCCCCAGCCTTTACCCTGCTTGCGGCATGATTAAGAG GGCGCGGAGAAGGGCGGGAGCGAGCTCGGGGCTCTCCCTCCCCATCCAGCCTCCTCGGGATGAAAGCTGGGAAATACACGGACGGACAAGGTCGCCCTCCCAGGGTGGGGGCGAGGGGAGGACCTCCCCCCGGCCCGGGCTCGGACGGGCCAGTTGCGCAGGGATGCGCGCAGGGATGCGCGCAGGGATGCGCGCAGGGATGCGCGCAGGGATGCGCGCAGGGATGCGCGCAGGGATGCGCGCAGGGATGCGCGCAGGGATGCGCGCAGGGATGCGCGCAGGGATGCGCGCAGGGATGCGCGCAGGGATGCGCGCAGGGATGCGCGCAGGGATGCGCGCAGGGATGCGCGCAGGGATGCGCGCAGGGATGCGCGCAGGGATGCGCGCAGGGATGCGCGCAGGGATGCGCGCAGGGATGCGCGCAGGGATGCGCGCAGGGATGCGCGCAGGGATGCGCGCAGGGATGCGCGCAGGGATGCGCGCAGGGATGCGCGCAGGAAGGGCTCCGCCTCTCCCCACGAGTCTCCGCCTGCTGCTCTATCTGTGCGCGCACTCACGCCTACAG GAGAAGCTTCGGGCCCCCAGAAAGGCAGGGGGCGGCGCCCACGAGGAGCATGGCAGGGAAAGCGGAGGCACAGGGCGGGGCTTGGGCGGGGCTTCTGGCTCCCCGCACCGCCCCCCCAGCCGCTCCCTCGCTGTGCGCGTGCGCGCTCCGTGCGCTTTTGGGGAGCCGCGGTGCAGGGGATGCTGGGGCCAGGAGACATCTGCCTCAGAGTCCGCTAATCCTGCCCGCcccagtttcctcgtctgtaaaacgAGCGGGACAAGCGCACGGCCAACGCTCCTGCATCTCTGCCAGGAGAAGCCCAAAGAGCCGGGCCTGAGCAAAGCTCTAAACGTGTCCCCTGACACACTCCTGTACGACGGCATGACGTCATACTCCG agaagggaaggccCTGGCCGGGGAGGTGGCGAGACCAGGGTCCCCCGCTCCGGGCAGGTCTCATCTCGGGCCCCCTGCAGACCAGCGACATCGTGTACGCGGACATCCTGCAGACCAGGTCGGCCCCCGAGGCCTCGGCCCACGACTACAGGGGGCCCTTCCACGGCCCAGG CGGCCCCGCTTCCTTCCAGAACGCGGATGAGCTGGACCTCACAGCCGGGGACATCCTGACCGTCATCCTGCAGGGGGAGGACGGCTGGTGGACGGTGGAGAGGAGCGGCCAGAAGGGCTTCGTGCCGGGCTCCTACCTGGAGCCGCTCTGA